In the Entelurus aequoreus isolate RoL-2023_Sb linkage group LG21, RoL_Eaeq_v1.1, whole genome shotgun sequence genome, caggatttgacggtcttgtcttcagcttttccccctcccgaacaaacgctggtagttgtcggcacacatcctggttgttgatgggttgggcgttgatggatatcctcctgcactcaagtttgtcagctagacatctgaggacctggttatgtctccacgtatatctgccttgagtgaggctggttctacagccaaccattatgtgcttgagtgttgctggggttgtacacaggggacaggatgggtccttatatatacaaatgtatatgtatgtatacatatatacacatacatatatatacacacacatgtaatggTACTGCTGTTGTTATTAGTGATAGGACGCCTCTTAGTGGCAGAAAAAGTCAACAGCAGTAAAACAACACAAGATGATTTCAATAAAATACATCATAGTTGATTAAATGTGCAATTTTATGGTTGAAGACCCAGAAATGTCTGCTAAGTTCAGGGTACGTTTTTAAAACAGCTGTTCCTAATCATTTGTCGCTGGAAAGTcgtgtgtgcctaatgaagtgtccacttCCGGGTTGCCTTTGAGCGGCGCCGCCACGACGACTTCGTGGTCGCCTTTAGTGAGTGACGTCACAATCGCGTCCCCTCTGTTATGATCACTCGCGCTGTTGCGCGCGGTGCGTTTGTGCGTGCGCGTGAAAGAGAGGGCCCGTGCTTCTCGTGCGAGCAGCTCGCGTGTGCGCGCACACGccgagtgggtttttttttttttttttttttttaatttttttggcgCGTGCACGCCGCCTTTAAGAGCGCACCCTGCGCTTTCACGCGAGCACTCGCACGCACAAGCCGAGCGGAGGCGAGCCGAACCGAGCCGTTATCAGCTGAGGGGGTCCAACCAGATGAGCCAGCACCGACGCCGGGCCGGCTCCGCCAGGGCCACCGGGACTTAGGCCCTCTGGGGCGGGTGCTCTTGCCCTCCGAGGACTTCTTCCATCACCTTCCACCGCCGTCATGGTTCTGGGTAAAGTTCGGGCTCTGGCCGTGTGCTTCGACACCCTGAACGAGAGCAACCTGCCAGTGTTCTCCGGCGGGGAGATGGTGTCGGGGCGGGTTCTGGTGGACGTCACCGGGGATGTTCGTGTCAGGAGTCTGGACGTGACCGCGCGGGGGGTCGCCAAGGTCCGCTGGACCGAGTCCCGGAACGCCGGGGCCAACACCGCCTACACGCAGAACTACACCGAGGAGGTGGAGTACCTGCAGCACCGGGACTGTCTCATCGGCGAGGACAGAGGTGAGCCACCCGGGACCGAACCTCGCGAGTCACTTTCAGCAAAGTTGCACACACTTTTGAGATGAGGTCCAAAATGTTCGGAACCACTCAGGCTGACATGATTTGGACTTTTTAAACGACACAAACAAGAAAAGTGATGAGATGAAGGGGAGAGGACAACTCCCTTTTGTTTGCTAGAAGCGGTTCAAACCTgttcacacacgcacacgcacacacacacactgcagggggagtgtgcgtgtgtgtttattAAAGGCCACGAAGGACACGATGGTTCGTGTTAGTGTCCCTCATTCTCCATCATGTCCACTTCCTCGTTTTGCCGACTAAGCTGTTTGTTATGGGGGCTCCGAGGAAAATGTGACgtcatgtttgtttttaaagttgtTATCATCAGCACCATCAGGAAGGTGACACCACTCAGCATCCTCTTGCCAGCCAAGCTAACAAAATACAACAATTGCCTCTTTTATACACAAgtagacttttattgtgaaagtcttCATGTCTGTTGCTTTCATATACAAATGTTTGGGTGTCATCACGTGAcgtcaacttttctttttttttgtgtgtgtcaacGAGTGCGCGCCCGCATGGCAGTAGAGAGAAGTGGGCGGGACTAAGGCGGCCGCGCACCAATGGCGGCGGGAGTTCTCGCCCGCTACGTCGCTCTCCTCCAATGGGGCGGCGGAGTCATCCGGCCGGGAGGAGGCTGCTCAGGCTGGTTCTGACCGGTCTGCGCTGCTCGCTGCCGGCGACTTGGCTGGCTCAcgcacgcgcgcgcgcgcacgcGCAGAGGCTGTTTTTGACAGCGCGACGAGGCGCGTGACACCCCCGACTTcctgttgctgctacttgacTATTTCCATATTTATATACTTGATCCTGTGTCAGGCGACTTTTTCAATACTTTAACTATATACTCATACTTTTACAACTACTAAGTACTGCTATTAAAGCTACTATATATTACTATATACTATCTATTTAGGCATAATATTTTTTCTGATGAATATTATATGCAAGTAAATACAAATGAAACGTGTGATTGACACATCGCGTGACTGTGTTGCCAGACTAATTGACAGGTCACGTGACTTTGTGTTGCCAGACGAGGACGCCGTGGACGACGCCTCCACGCTGCTTCGCGCCGGCCTGCACGAGTTCGCCTTCAGCTTCCACCTGCCGCAGATgtgagtgcacacacacacacgcttgacAAAGTCACGCGCGGACGCGGCGTAAACGTGCGCCGGCGTGTGCTCGCCAGGGCGTTGGCGACGTCGTTCGAGGGCAAGCACGGCAGCGTGAGGTACTGGGTCAAAGCCCAGCTCCAGCGTCCTTGGATGCTCCCGGTGAAGACCAAGAAGGAGTTCATCGTCTTCGAGCACATCGACATCAACACGCCGCTGCTGCTGGTAGGctccgccccccccccaccctcctcccatCATTGCAGTAACGGGTGTGGTCGCTGCATGGTCACCGTGGTAACCGTCATCAGGCTCCTCAGGCGGGTAGCAAGGAGAAGACGCTGTGCTGCTGGTTCTGCGCCTCAGGTCCCATCTCGCTGAGCGCCAAGATCGCCCGTAAAGGCTACACGCCAGGTGagctccgcccccccccccccccccccgcgcgcCACACGGCGACCCTCGTCCCCCTCACCCCGCTCACTCAcgtcctctctctctctcagtcCGACAGACTGATCTCTTCTCCCCTTTCTCCAAGGCGACTCCATCCAAATCTTCGCGGAGGTGGAGAACTGCTCGTCGCGCGTGGTGGTGCCCAAGGCGGCGCTCTACCAGACGCAGACGTTCTTCGCCAAGGGCAAGGGCAAAGAGATCCAGCAGCTGGTGTCCAACCTGCGCGGCGAGCCCTTGGCGCAGGGAAGGAGTCAAAGCTGGGAGGGCAAGCTGCTGAAGATCCCCCCCGTGTCCCCGTCCATCCTGGACTGTCCCATCATACGGGTGGAGTACGCCCTCGTGGTGAGTCGGACATTTCCTCGCCCTTTCACGCTTCCCTTGGCTGAGACCGCCACCTGTGTGCCGCCCAGGTGTACGTGGACGTCCCAGGGGGTCTCAACCTGTCCCTGTCCTTGCCGCTGGTGATCGGGACCATCCCGCTGCACGCCGCCAGCTCACGCACGTCCAGCGTCAGCAGCCACGGCAGCGCGTCCAGCTGGGTGGGAGTCGCCGTGCGTCCCGAAGGTAAGGCGTGGCCGCCCCTTGTCATGTCGCCGCCCTCCTCTCTAATTGGCCGCCTGTGTTTCTAGCGCCCCCGAGCTACAACGACTTGGCCTTCTCTGAGGCGCACCGGCGCCACTGCCTGCGCGGCAGCGAGGAGCATCATCACGTACACGAGGCCACCTCTTTGCTCACCTACATCAGCGAGTTCAGATACCTGCCCCCCCCACTCTACTCTGAGGTACTTCCTGTCATGTGACATCACTCCTCCTCCTCTTACATCAGGGATATTTGCATAGtcctgtagggctgcaactaacgattaatttgataatcgattaatctgtcgattattacttcgattaatcgattaataatcggataaaagagacaaactacatttctattctttccagtattttattttttaaaaacagcataatggcaccatacttattttgattattgtttctcagctgtttgtaaatgttgcagtttataaataattttttttttttttttaatttaaaaaaaaaaaatatatatatatatatatttttttaaataattattattatttattttttttattttttttttaaagcctctgcgcatgcgcataacatagatccaacgaatcgatgactaaattaatcggcaactatttttataatcgattagttgttgcagccctatagtCCTGCAATAGTTACTTGTATTACTAGAGTAATAGTAAAGGTGACGTTTAATGTTAAGTAGTAGTACTGTGTAGTTTAAAGTTACAGTTACAGTAGTTGAtgtgaagtagtagtagtaagttaTAATAGTAGTTTTGGTGTTAAAAGTTACACAAGTAGTAGTTAGCAGTTTAAtgttatagtagtagtagtatctcaTAGTTCAATGTTATAGTTTATTGTTgttatagtagtagtagtttaaTGTTGAAGTTACAGTAGTAGTAGTTGATGTGAAGTAGTAGTAAGTTATAGTAGTAGTTTTTATGTTAAAGTTACAGTAGTATTAGTTAGCAACTTAATGTTAAAGTAGTAGTAGTCGTATCTCATAGTAGTACTAGttcaatgttaaagttaaagtagtttATTGTTGTTATAGTAGCAGTAGTTTAAAGTTGAAGTTACAGTAGTAGTAGTTGATGTGTAGTATTAAGTTATAGTAGTAGTTTTTTATGTTAAACGTTACACTAGTAGTAGTTAGCAGTTTAATgttaaagtagtagtagtagtatatcaTAATAGTACTACTTCAATGTTAAAAGTTATAGTAGTTTATTGTTgttatagtagtagtagtttaaTGTTGAAGTTACAGTAGTAGTAGTTGATGTGAAGTAGTAGTAAGTTACagtaatgtttttttatgttaaagtTACAGTCGTGGTAGTTAGCAGTTTAATGttaaagtagtagtagtatctcATAGTAGTACTAGTTCAATGTTAAAGTTATAGTAATTTATTGTTgttatagtagtagtagtttattgTTGAAGCTACAGTAATAGTAAGttatagtagtagtttttttatgttaaagTTACAGTCGTGGTAGTTAGCAGTTTAATGTTAAAGTAGTAGTATCTCAAAGTAGTACTAGCTCAATGTTAAAGATATAGTAGTTTATTGTTgttatagtagtagtagtttgtTGTTGAAGTTACAGTAGTAGTAAGTTATAGTAGTAGTTTTTTATGCTAAAGTTACAGTCGTAATAGTTAGCAGTTTAATGTTAAAGTAGTAGTAATATCTCAATGTAGTACTAGTTCAAAGTTAAAGTTATAGTAGTTTATTGTTgttatagtagtagtagtttattgTCGAAGTTACAGTAGTAGTAAGTTATAGTAGTAGTTTTTTATGCTAAAGTTACAGTCGTAGTAGTTAGCAGTTTAATGttaaagtagtagtagtatctcAATGTAGTACTAGTTCAATGTTAAAGTTATAGTAGTTTATTGTTgttatagtagtagtagtttaaTGTTGAAGTTACAGTAGTAGTAGTTGATGTGAAGTAGTAGTAAGTTATAGTAGTAGTTTTTTAATGTTAGTTACAGTAGTAACAGTAGTAATTAGCAGTTTAATGttaaagtagtagtagtatctcATAGTAGTACTTCAATGTTAAAGTTATAGTAGTTTATTGTTGTTATAGTAGTAGGAGTTTAGTGTTAAAGTTACAGTAGTAGTAGTTTAATGTTAGTCATAGTAGCAGTAGATTAATTttaaagtagtagtagtactagtttaatgttaataatagtaatagtagtttaATTATACTAGTTTAATTCTAAGTCGTAGTCAGTCATAGTAGAAGTAGTATAATGTTAAAGTATTAGTACTAAGTTATTGTTAA is a window encoding:
- the LOC133638305 gene encoding arrestin domain-containing protein 3-like, which encodes MVLGKVRALAVCFDTLNESNLPVFSGGEMVSGRVLVDVTGDVRVRSLDVTARGVAKVRWTESRNAGANTAYTQNYTEEVEYLQHRDCLIGEDRDEDAVDDASTLLRAGLHEFAFSFHLPQMALATSFEGKHGSVRYWVKAQLQRPWMLPVKTKKEFIVFEHIDINTPLLLAPQAGSKEKTLCCWFCASGPISLSAKIARKGYTPGDSIQIFAEVENCSSRVVVPKAALYQTQTFFAKGKGKEIQQLVSNLRGEPLAQGRSQSWEGKLLKIPPVSPSILDCPIIRVEYALVVYVDVPGGLNLSLSLPLVIGTIPLHAASSRTSSVSSHGSASSWVGVAVRPEAPPSYNDLAFSEAHRRHCLRGSEEHHHVHEATSLLTYISEFRYLPPPLYSEVDPYPDPAGACCVQEATTLETCPSR